In Sphingomonas oryzagri, the genomic stretch ACGCTGGTCGGTTTTTCGATGGGGGCGCTCGTCGCCCGTGCCTTCGCGCTCGGCCATCCGGAGCGACTGGCCTCGCTGGTGCTGCTCAACGGCGTGTTCCGGCGCGACGCCGATCAGCGCCGCGCGGTGCTCGCCCGTGTCGCGGATGCGCAGAGCAAAGGTCCGGCCAGCAACGCCGACGCCGCGATCGAACGCTGGTTCAGCGCCGACTATCGCACCACCCATGCCGACGCGATGGTGGCATTGCGTCAGGCGATGGCCGCCAACAATCCCGCCGCCTATGCGATCTGCTATCGGCTGTTCGCGACGGAGGACGACTATGGCATCGACAGGCTCGCCGAGATCCGGACGCCGACGCTCGTCGCGACCGGCGAGCATGACGTCGGCTCGACCCCGGCGATGACGCGGGCGCTCGCCGATGCGATCCCCGGTGCCCGCGCCGTCGTGGTGCCGGACGCGCGGCATATGATGCCGGTGGAGTTGCCCGATGCGGTCAACCGGCTGCTGATCGATCATTGTTCGGCCGAAGCGGCCGTCTCATCAGGGGAAACCCGCGCATGACCCTCGAACGCCTCCACATGCTGATCGACGGCGACTGGACGGAGGCGGCCTCGGGCAGCGTCTTCACCTCGCTGAAC encodes the following:
- a CDS encoding alpha/beta fold hydrolase; this encodes MITFHTDTGSGDALVLIHGVGLSHAMWAAQVEALAESHRVITYDMLGHGGSSAPSPDATLGDFAYQLLDLLDRLSIERATLVGFSMGALVARAFALGHPERLASLVLLNGVFRRDADQRRAVLARVADAQSKGPASNADAAIERWFSADYRTTHADAMVALRQAMAANNPAAYAICYRLFATEDDYGIDRLAEIRTPTLVATGEHDVGSTPAMTRALADAIPGARAVVVPDARHMMPVELPDAVNRLLIDHCSAEAAVSSGETRA